One genomic region from Cellulosilyticum sp. I15G10I2 encodes:
- the proS gene encoding proline--tRNA ligase: MAGKQKFVSEITDMDQDFAQWYTDVVKKAELVDYASVRGCMIIKPYGYAIWELIQSELDRRFKETGHVNVYMPMFIPESLLQREKDHVEGFAPEVAWVTHGGSEKLTERLCVRPTSETLFCDHYAKEIQSHRDLPKLYNQWCSVVRWEKTTRPFLRTLEFLWQEGHTAHATAEEAEEETVRMLNVYAEFCENVLAIPVVKGQKTEKEKFAGAKATYTIESLMHDGKALQSGTSHNFGDGFAKAFGIQYTDKNNQLQYVHQTSWGMTTRLIGAMIMVHGDNSGLVVPPAVAPVQVMIIPVAQHKEGVLDKAYGLKEKLSKLARVKVDDSDKSPGWKFSEHEMKGVPVRLEIGPKDIEANQAVLARRDTGEKTIVSLDNIEEEVAKLLENMQKEMLEKARAHREAHTYTAATMEAFAKTVEETPGFVKAMWCGDEACELKVKEETGATSRCMPFEQEQIADTCICCGKPAKTMVYWGKAY; this comes from the coding sequence ATGGCAGGAAAACAAAAGTTTGTATCAGAGATAACTGATATGGATCAGGACTTTGCGCAGTGGTATACGGACGTTGTAAAAAAAGCAGAACTTGTAGACTATGCAAGTGTTAGAGGATGTATGATTATTAAACCTTATGGCTATGCCATCTGGGAACTTATTCAAAGTGAACTTGACCGCCGTTTTAAAGAAACGGGGCATGTGAACGTCTATATGCCGATGTTTATACCAGAGAGCTTACTGCAAAGAGAAAAAGACCACGTAGAGGGCTTTGCACCAGAAGTGGCATGGGTGACTCATGGGGGTTCTGAAAAGCTTACAGAAAGACTTTGCGTAAGACCTACATCAGAAACATTATTCTGTGATCATTATGCAAAAGAAATACAATCTCATAGAGACCTTCCTAAGCTCTATAACCAGTGGTGTTCGGTAGTAAGATGGGAAAAAACAACTCGTCCATTTCTACGTACTTTAGAATTTTTATGGCAAGAAGGGCATACTGCACATGCAACAGCAGAGGAAGCAGAAGAAGAAACAGTACGTATGCTTAATGTGTATGCGGAGTTTTGCGAAAATGTCCTGGCTATTCCAGTTGTAAAAGGACAAAAAACAGAAAAAGAAAAGTTTGCAGGGGCAAAAGCAACTTATACGATCGAAAGTCTGATGCATGATGGTAAAGCACTGCAGTCAGGCACAAGCCACAACTTTGGAGATGGCTTTGCAAAAGCATTTGGCATCCAATATACCGATAAAAACAATCAATTACAATATGTGCATCAAACCTCATGGGGCATGACAACCCGTTTGATCGGGGCTATGATCATGGTTCACGGAGATAACAGCGGACTTGTTGTACCACCAGCAGTTGCACCGGTTCAGGTCATGATTATTCCTGTGGCACAGCATAAAGAAGGCGTACTAGATAAGGCCTATGGGCTAAAAGAAAAGCTATCAAAACTTGCAAGAGTAAAGGTAGATGATAGTGATAAATCTCCAGGATGGAAATTTAGTGAGCACGAAATGAAAGGTGTACCTGTTCGTTTAGAAATAGGACCAAAAGACATTGAAGCGAACCAAGCAGTACTTGCAAGACGTGATACAGGAGAAAAGACTATCGTATCATTAGATAATATCGAAGAAGAAGTGGCAAAGTTACTTGAAAATATGCAAAAAGAAATGCTAGAAAAAGCAAGAGCACATAGAGAAGCACACACCTATACAGCTGCAACTATGGAAGCATTTGCAAAAACAGTAGAAGAAACCCCTGGATTTGTAAAAGCAATGTGGTGTGGTGATGAAGCTTGCGAGCTAAAAGTTAAAGAAGAAACAGGAGCAACCTCTCGCTGTATGCCATTTGAACAAGAGCAGATTGCAGATACTTGTATTTGCTGTGGCAAACCCGCAAAAACAATGGTATACTGGGGCAAAGCTTATTAA
- a CDS encoding TRAP transporter small permease: MQTIRKNLNKIAVSLSIAVMGIMVLLVTWQVITRYVFNNPSTFTEQLARYMFVWLVVINAAYIFGRREHMNIGFVHSKCSPKLQMILSLISELVVLVFVLAVLVGGGIQAVKLAMPQMDSALPIKMGIIYLALPISGVLTTAYTICNITDLIRRSKTA, from the coding sequence GTGCAGACTATTAGAAAAAACTTAAATAAAATAGCAGTAAGTCTTAGCATAGCTGTAATGGGAATAATGGTTTTGCTCGTTACCTGGCAGGTTATTACAAGATATGTTTTTAATAATCCAAGTACATTTACAGAGCAGCTAGCGAGATATATGTTTGTATGGTTGGTGGTTATTAATGCAGCTTACATATTTGGCAGAAGAGAACATATGAATATTGGATTTGTTCATAGTAAATGCTCACCTAAATTACAAATGATCCTTAGTTTAATAAGTGAACTTGTTGTTTTAGTATTTGTGTTAGCTGTATTAGTTGGTGGAGGTATTCAAGCTGTAAAGCTTGCCATGCCGCAAATGGACTCAGCACTTCCTATAAAGATGGGGATTATATATTTAGCACTGCCTATTAGTGGTGTGCTTACCACAGCTTATACAATTTGTAATATTACAGATTTAATCAGAAGATCAAAAACTGCTTAA
- a CDS encoding TRAP transporter substrate-binding protein, whose translation MKRKLWALLMAVVTVGSFTACGSSTSAPATVAKTEAAAPEAAKPENVKTQTWRMAFNQTEAHPQYRVMQEFSDSFKERTGGKYEIKLFPNETLGNQRETLEQVQAGTIEMSIVNNTHPGSVSDYFKTFDIPFVFNDIDHAIKFMLESPVMEEVKKDTEQYGFNIATYLPAGVRSMYTVKAPIKSAADMKSLKIRTMESDTYVKMMTYLGGNATPMAMGELYTAIQSGVVDGAENNEITYVNSKHYEVAPYWSETKHLIVPDWLIINHDTFESLTDEEKAIFNEEAAIAVEKVAKLWDEDVEKLMATLADKKVTITTGVDTESFRQAVLPLHEELTNANEKIKKVYDAVQAVK comes from the coding sequence ATGAAAAGAAAGTTATGGGCATTATTAATGGCAGTGGTTACTGTGGGATCTTTTACAGCATGTGGGTCATCAACATCAGCACCTGCAACTGTGGCAAAAACTGAAGCAGCAGCACCAGAAGCCGCAAAGCCTGAAAATGTGAAAACACAGACATGGAGAATGGCATTTAATCAAACAGAAGCCCATCCTCAATATAGAGTGATGCAAGAATTCAGTGATAGCTTTAAAGAAAGAACAGGCGGAAAGTATGAGATTAAACTTTTCCCAAATGAAACGTTAGGCAACCAAAGAGAAACGCTAGAGCAAGTTCAAGCAGGAACTATTGAGATGTCTATTGTAAATAATACACATCCAGGCAGTGTTTCAGACTATTTTAAAACATTTGATATTCCTTTTGTTTTCAATGATATTGATCATGCTATTAAATTTATGTTAGAATCACCAGTTATGGAAGAAGTTAAGAAAGATACAGAGCAGTATGGATTTAATATTGCAACTTACCTTCCAGCAGGCGTAAGAAGCATGTATACGGTAAAAGCACCTATTAAAAGTGCTGCTGATATGAAAAGCTTAAAGATTAGAACGATGGAAAGTGATACATACGTAAAAATGATGACTTATTTAGGTGGTAATGCAACACCGATGGCGATGGGTGAACTTTATACAGCGATTCAATCAGGGGTTGTAGACGGCGCAGAAAATAATGAGATTACTTACGTAAATTCAAAACACTACGAAGTTGCACCATATTGGTCTGAAACAAAGCATCTTATTGTTCCAGACTGGTTAATTATTAATCATGATACTTTTGAGAGCCTGACAGACGAAGAAAAAGCTATTTTCAATGAAGAAGCGGCAATTGCTGTAGAAAAAGTTGCAAAACTTTGGGATGAAGATGTTGAGAAGTTAATGGCTACTTTAGCTGATAAAAAAGTTACAATTACAACAGGTGTTGATACAGAATCATTCAGACAAGCAGTTCTTCCACTACATGAAGAGTTAACGAATGCCAATGAAAAAATCAAAAAGGTTTATGATGCTGTTCAAGCTGTAAAATAA
- a CDS encoding DUF1858 domain-containing protein: protein MKITKDMTIGEVVRNYPSTIQVLGSFGMGCVGCPSAQAETLEEACQVHGMQPDELLAALNKAVQ, encoded by the coding sequence ATGAAAATTACAAAAGACATGACAATTGGTGAAGTAGTTAGAAATTATCCAAGTACAATACAGGTGCTTGGCAGTTTTGGAATGGGCTGTGTAGGGTGTCCTTCTGCACAGGCAGAAACACTAGAAGAAGCATGCCAGGTACATGGTATGCAGCCAGATGAACTTCTTGCAGCATTAAATAAAGCAGTACAATAG
- a CDS encoding glutathione peroxidase, which produces MTIYDFSANSIGGQPIDFDKYKGKVIIIANTASKCGFTPQYEDLQKLYEEYKDQGLEILGFPCNQFEGQEPGANEEVQAFCSLNYGVSFQLFEKVDVREENAHPLFKYLTQNAPFKGFDLNHPIGKILQSLLQEKHPEFLIDDSIKWNFTKFLIDQNGNIVKRYEPTTSPLDMEDDIKKLLS; this is translated from the coding sequence ATGACTATTTATGATTTCTCAGCAAATTCTATCGGCGGTCAGCCTATTGATTTTGATAAATACAAAGGTAAAGTCATTATTATAGCAAATACTGCAAGCAAATGTGGCTTTACCCCACAATATGAAGATTTACAAAAACTCTATGAAGAATATAAAGACCAAGGTCTTGAAATATTAGGGTTTCCTTGTAATCAGTTTGAAGGCCAAGAACCAGGCGCCAACGAGGAAGTTCAAGCTTTTTGTTCACTTAACTATGGTGTTTCTTTTCAACTTTTTGAAAAGGTAGATGTTCGCGAAGAAAACGCCCATCCTTTATTTAAATATTTAACTCAAAATGCACCATTTAAAGGATTTGACTTAAATCATCCGATTGGTAAAATTCTTCAGAGCTTACTTCAAGAAAAACATCCTGAGTTCCTTATAGATGACTCTATTAAATGGAACTTCACAAAGTTTCTTATCGATCAGAATGGTAATATTGTAAAGAGATATGAGCCTACTACTTCCCCCTTAGATATGGAAGATGACATTAAAAAACTTCTTTCATAA
- a CDS encoding hemerythrin domain-containing protein has product MNGISLMVEEHKYIKRMLNVIRKASYSVLQGNPINYDDFADMIDFVRNYADDHHHGKEEKMLFNRMMDEMGGAAQKLVRHGMLVEHDMGRLHMKDLEEALLKVKEGDHEALIDVIANAVAYANLLYRHIDKEDSLVYPFAERELPQVTLDKINEECDAFEKEMEKKNVQKKYIKLLESLEDKYVSLTFL; this is encoded by the coding sequence ATGAATGGTATTTCACTTATGGTAGAAGAACATAAGTATATTAAAAGAATGCTAAACGTCATTAGAAAGGCAAGTTATTCAGTCTTGCAAGGAAATCCCATAAACTACGACGATTTTGCTGATATGATAGACTTTGTAAGGAACTATGCAGACGATCATCATCATGGCAAAGAAGAAAAAATGCTTTTTAATAGGATGATGGATGAAATGGGCGGAGCAGCCCAGAAGCTTGTAAGGCATGGCATGTTAGTAGAACATGATATGGGAAGACTGCACATGAAAGACCTTGAAGAAGCACTTCTTAAAGTAAAAGAAGGAGATCATGAAGCACTCATTGATGTCATTGCCAATGCAGTAGCGTATGCAAATCTGCTTTACAGACATATTGATAAAGAAGACAGCCTTGTGTATCCTTTTGCCGAAAGAGAACTTCCACAAGTTACTCTAGATAAAATTAATGAAGAATGCGATGCATTTGAAAAAGAAATGGAAAAGAAAAATGTACAAAAAAAGTATATAAAATTATTAGAATCATTAGAGGATAAATATGTTAGTTTAACCTTCTTATAA
- a CDS encoding four-helix bundle copper-binding protein has protein sequence MDMVMDKTGLLQICIDACSKCAQTCYECFNACLSEPDLNARKDCVSILVECAMVCQMTVSIMSMNGLFSKEQCELCEKICNKCAEECAMFKDEYCKKCADICLTCAQACQNMTHSQYSVI, from the coding sequence ATGGATATGGTAATGGATAAGACCGGTTTGCTTCAAATATGTATAGATGCTTGTTCAAAATGTGCACAGACATGCTATGAGTGTTTTAATGCATGTTTAAGTGAACCTGACCTTAATGCAAGAAAGGACTGTGTAAGTATATTGGTTGAGTGTGCCATGGTCTGTCAGATGACGGTGTCAATTATGTCAATGAATGGACTTTTTTCTAAAGAGCAATGTGAGTTATGTGAAAAGATTTGCAATAAATGTGCTGAAGAATGTGCGATGTTTAAAGATGAGTACTGCAAAAAATGTGCGGATATCTGTTTAACCTGTGCGCAGGCGTGTCAAAACATGACCCATAGTCAGTATTCAGTTATTTAA
- a CDS encoding substrate-binding domain-containing protein, producing MSTNKATLKDISKAMNVSMTTIHRALHNKEGVSEKIREEIKRVAGEMGYRTNYVAASLKRKTVKFAIIIPEPTNENRYYYLCLWQGIRKFLDEVSEFNIETLEFSYPLSVGSNGNKLKEVYEKHGDALDGILTVGVNHNQSKYFIEKFHDKNIPVVLIGADLLKDKRLCCVKTYDHMAGSLAAELLTSFIEKSQNKKIMLTGDMEMMDQYYNAEGFENYMRDNVPNIEIIKVSNLKDEEVYLSIKEVLLREKDIYAIYSCSARNTVQMCKVAIDLNMQNSLKLVGNDSFPESIELLRQNILNAIIHKRPNRQAYIAMKVLFDYVVKGEYPDSSTILINSLITMKSNLDICI from the coding sequence ATGAGTACTAATAAGGCAACATTAAAGGATATATCTAAGGCTATGAATGTTAGTATGACGACTATACACAGAGCTCTGCATAACAAAGAGGGTGTAAGTGAGAAGATTAGAGAAGAAATTAAAAGAGTTGCCGGCGAAATGGGATACAGAACAAATTATGTAGCTGCATCTCTGAAAAGAAAGACCGTAAAATTTGCAATTATAATACCAGAGCCTACCAATGAAAATAGATACTACTATTTATGTTTATGGCAAGGTATAAGGAAATTTTTAGATGAAGTTTCAGAATTTAATATCGAAACTTTGGAGTTTTCTTATCCCCTTTCAGTTGGGAGTAATGGTAATAAGCTGAAAGAAGTTTATGAAAAACATGGTGATGCATTAGACGGGATACTAACAGTAGGGGTAAATCATAATCAATCAAAATACTTTATTGAAAAATTCCATGATAAAAATATACCAGTGGTACTCATTGGTGCAGATCTATTAAAAGATAAAAGGTTATGTTGTGTAAAAACCTATGATCATATGGCTGGAAGCTTAGCGGCAGAGCTGCTCACCAGTTTTATAGAAAAGAGTCAAAACAAAAAGATTATGCTTACTGGAGATATGGAAATGATGGACCAGTATTATAATGCAGAAGGTTTTGAAAACTATATGAGAGACAATGTACCCAATATAGAAATTATTAAAGTAAGCAACCTAAAGGATGAAGAGGTATATTTAAGCATTAAGGAAGTACTGCTTAGAGAAAAAGATATTTATGCAATCTACTCATGCAGTGCAAGGAATACAGTTCAAATGTGTAAGGTAGCAATAGACCTGAATATGCAAAATAGTTTAAAGCTGGTTGGAAATGATAGTTTCCCAGAAAGTATAGAACTGTTAAGACAAAATATACTTAATGCAATAATACACAAAAGACCGAATAGGCAGGCATATATTGCTATGAAGGTTCTTTTTGATTATGTGGTTAAAGGAGAGTATCCTGATAGCAGTACGATTTTAATCAATTCTTTAATTACAATGAAAAGCAATTTAGATATATGTATATAA
- a CDS encoding TRAP transporter large permease, protein MDAALVCGLIMLVLITILLIIGTPISISIGFASTMAMLAILPVGKAVLMSSQKMFAGTNSFSLLAIPFFILAGIIMNNGGIARRLVNCAQLLAGRLPGSMAQTNIVANMLFGAISGSGAAAAAAIGGIMGPLEEEEGYDKSYYAAVNVASAPTGMMIPPSNTLIVYSTVAGTVSISALFMAGYIPGILWGLGNMVVAGIMATRLGYKGKTKIPFKQGLKVFLDAIPSLLLIFIVIGGILNGVFTPTEGSAIAVVYAAVLSMIYKSIKLKDVPRILLEAANMTSIIIFMIGISTIMSYVMAYTGIPTIIADALLGITTNKYLILMIMNVFLLILGTFMDPTPAILIFTPIFLPIVQSFGMSPIHFGLMMTFNLCIGAITPPVGTVLFTGCRVANTNIETVVGKLIPFFAVTILVLLLVTYIPALTLTIPAWFGLI, encoded by the coding sequence ATGGACGCTGCACTAGTGTGCGGACTCATTATGCTTGTATTAATTACTATACTTTTAATTATTGGTACGCCAATTAGTATCAGTATAGGCTTTGCTTCTACCATGGCAATGCTTGCTATTTTACCAGTAGGAAAGGCTGTCTTAATGTCAAGCCAAAAAATGTTTGCAGGAACGAATTCTTTTTCACTCCTTGCAATACCGTTTTTTATACTAGCGGGTATTATTATGAACAATGGCGGTATCGCCAGAAGACTTGTAAACTGTGCCCAGCTTTTAGCTGGAAGATTACCAGGCTCAATGGCACAGACTAATATAGTTGCTAACATGCTTTTTGGTGCTATATCTGGTTCAGGGGCAGCGGCGGCGGCTGCTATAGGTGGTATCATGGGGCCCCTTGAAGAAGAGGAAGGGTATGATAAGAGCTATTATGCGGCAGTAAACGTGGCATCTGCCCCTACGGGAATGATGATTCCACCAAGTAATACCTTGATTGTATATTCCACCGTTGCTGGAACAGTTTCTATTAGTGCATTATTTATGGCAGGCTATATTCCAGGAATTCTTTGGGGGCTTGGAAATATGGTAGTTGCAGGTATTATGGCAACAAGGCTTGGCTATAAAGGAAAAACTAAAATTCCATTTAAGCAGGGATTAAAGGTCTTTTTAGATGCTATACCAAGTTTGCTTTTAATTTTTATCGTTATAGGCGGTATTCTAAATGGTGTATTTACACCTACTGAAGGATCAGCAATTGCAGTTGTCTATGCAGCCGTTTTATCTATGATTTATAAAAGTATAAAACTAAAGGATGTTCCAAGAATTTTATTAGAAGCTGCGAATATGACATCTATTATTATTTTTATGATTGGTATTTCTACGATTATGTCCTATGTTATGGCCTATACAGGAATTCCAACGATTATTGCAGATGCTTTATTGGGGATTACAACGAATAAGTACCTTATTCTAATGATTATGAATGTATTTCTACTCATACTTGGTACTTTCATGGATCCAACACCGGCAATACTTATATTTACACCAATTTTCTTACCGATAGTACAGAGTTTTGGAATGAGTCCAATACACTTTGGTCTTATGATGACATTTAACCTTTGTATTGGTGCTATCACACCACCAGTTGGAACTGTATTGTTTACAGGTTGTAGGGTTGCAAATACTAATATAGAAACGGTTGTAGGGAAGTTAATACCCTTCTTTGCAGTAACTATTTTAGTACTACTATTAGTAACCTATATACCAGCACTTACTTTGACAATACCAGCATGGTTTGGCTTAATATAA
- a CDS encoding XdhC family protein, translating to MFEPIYKTLITQIDAGNECLLLTDLHYNNTKSGVIENKILLTKKMLDTPSLAIDKMLCDKARLAIDTGKLQIIPLKENHAMLIEPFIPNPRLIIFGGGHIAKPLVDYAAHVGFNIIVVDDRLAFANTTRFPNAKQVICESFEDSFSQIDFRPSDFIVIITRGHRYDGTVLREVLKHHFHYVGMIGSKRRVKGMMAELLHEGIPQDKLDAVHSPIGLDIGAITPDEIAISIVAELISFKNKSLVLPEFDKETAQKTSEASDIPRALITILSSKGSVPRKAGAKMLAYLDGRSIGSIGGGCSESEILTKARAVMGSQNFLIEQVDMTNEVAESEGMVCGGVMHVLIEGFCE from the coding sequence ATGTTTGAACCTATATATAAAACATTAATCACACAGATCGACGCTGGTAATGAGTGTTTATTACTTACAGACCTGCACTATAATAACACTAAAAGCGGAGTTATAGAAAACAAAATTCTTTTAACCAAAAAAATGCTAGATACACCCTCCCTAGCAATTGATAAAATGCTCTGCGATAAAGCGCGTCTTGCAATAGACACAGGCAAACTTCAGATCATTCCGCTTAAAGAAAACCACGCTATGCTTATTGAACCCTTTATACCAAATCCGCGCTTAATTATATTTGGCGGCGGACATATTGCGAAACCCCTGGTTGACTATGCAGCTCATGTAGGCTTTAATATTATAGTTGTAGATGATAGACTAGCATTTGCAAATACAACCCGTTTCCCAAATGCCAAGCAGGTTATTTGCGAGAGTTTTGAAGACTCCTTTAGTCAAATTGATTTTAGACCTTCTGATTTTATAGTCATTATAACCCGGGGGCATAGGTATGATGGTACTGTTCTGCGTGAAGTATTAAAGCATCATTTTCATTATGTTGGTATGATAGGATCTAAACGCAGAGTAAAAGGCATGATGGCCGAGTTACTGCACGAGGGCATCCCTCAAGATAAACTGGATGCCGTTCATTCTCCAATAGGCCTTGATATAGGCGCTATTACCCCAGATGAAATAGCTATTTCTATAGTAGCCGAGCTTATTAGCTTTAAAAATAAAAGTCTTGTTCTACCTGAGTTTGATAAAGAAACAGCTCAAAAAACATCTGAAGCATCAGATATCCCAAGAGCCCTTATAACCATCCTTTCCTCTAAAGGCTCTGTGCCTCGAAAAGCTGGTGCTAAAATGCTTGCCTACCTTGATGGCAGAAGCATTGGGAGTATAGGAGGAGGCTGCAGTGAATCAGAAATACTCACTAAGGCCAGAGCCGTTATGGGTAGTCAGAATTTTCTAATCGAACAAGTTGATATGACAAATGAAGTAGCCGAATCCGAAGGCATGGTATGTGGTGGCGTTATGCATGTTCTAATAGAAGGTTTTTGTGAATAA
- the thiT gene encoding energy-coupled thiamine transporter ThiT — MQGIFGKLLEVSPIVWAIIGIIVILSIIGLIITSKKDQKSPSVLTTKKLVYGGMCIAIAFILSYIRLYKMPQGGSITLASMFPIILYSMVFGPIAGIITGVAYGLLQLIQDAWVLNWAQLFLDYPLAFGFLGIAGLAPNFLTNLKIRTYFAVSIAVLGRGLMHFLSGAVFFADYAPEGQSPILYSLAYNASYIIPELIITLILSTVLITTPIYMTLKKHSI; from the coding sequence ATGCAAGGAATTTTTGGCAAATTATTAGAAGTCAGTCCCATAGTGTGGGCAATTATTGGCATCATCGTTATACTGTCTATTATTGGTCTTATTATCACATCAAAAAAAGATCAGAAAAGTCCTTCTGTTCTAACGACTAAAAAACTTGTTTATGGCGGAATGTGCATTGCTATTGCTTTTATATTATCTTATATAAGGCTCTATAAAATGCCGCAAGGAGGATCTATTACACTTGCTAGTATGTTCCCAATCATTTTGTATTCTATGGTATTTGGGCCTATTGCTGGTATTATAACTGGCGTTGCCTACGGACTTTTACAACTGATTCAAGATGCATGGGTTCTTAACTGGGCTCAGTTATTTTTAGATTATCCTTTAGCTTTTGGGTTTTTAGGAATTGCAGGCCTTGCTCCAAACTTCTTAACAAACTTAAAAATCCGTACCTATTTCGCTGTATCTATTGCAGTACTTGGCCGAGGTCTCATGCACTTTTTATCAGGCGCAGTTTTCTTTGCAGACTATGCACCAGAAGGGCAAAGTCCTATCCTATATTCTTTAGCTTATAACGCATCTTATATTATCCCTGAGCTTATTATTACTTTAATTTTATCTACTGTATTAATCACAACACCTATTTATATGACATTAAAAAAACATTCTATATAA
- a CDS encoding patatin-like phospholipase family protein produces MKRQFKNLVFEGGGVWGIAYIGMLDYLYHHGILDNITRVAGTSAGAISACITSFNLPFNEMKTMADSLDYQKVPGKGELLGPKIMPRALKRSLNKLFGDIDCVYRLIKQYGWYSSDYFYRWVKQQIASQFDADKKLPPYTFTDFKNPFLHKDNRHFRDLCVIGTDISNHVTRVFCYENTPHMEVAEAVRISMSIPLFFEAIESPSIERSSDSHSNLFSDGGVMYSYPINLFDKEDPPAVTLGGMFKSELPPQPINNLVDFISNVLACSSKVQEQLYLSSPEDLSRSIQINTKEVSAVNFNILTEDLTYKFLYYQGYSAAQEFFEGTIDPDLPL; encoded by the coding sequence TTGAAGCGTCAATTTAAAAACTTAGTATTTGAAGGCGGGGGTGTTTGGGGCATAGCTTATATTGGTATGTTGGATTATCTGTATCATCATGGTATTTTGGATAATATAACACGAGTAGCTGGTACTTCTGCTGGGGCTATATCGGCTTGTATCACAAGCTTTAATCTGCCCTTTAATGAAATGAAGACTATGGCTGATTCCCTAGACTATCAAAAGGTCCCTGGAAAAGGAGAACTTCTTGGACCTAAGATTATGCCAAGAGCCCTTAAGCGAAGCCTTAATAAACTTTTTGGAGATATCGATTGTGTTTATAGGCTTATTAAGCAATATGGATGGTATTCCTCAGATTACTTCTATAGGTGGGTCAAGCAGCAAATTGCTTCACAGTTTGATGCTGATAAAAAACTTCCACCTTATACATTCACAGATTTTAAGAATCCTTTTTTACATAAAGATAACCGCCATTTCCGTGACCTTTGTGTCATAGGAACAGATATATCAAACCATGTCACCCGTGTTTTTTGCTATGAAAACACGCCGCATATGGAGGTTGCTGAAGCTGTTAGAATCTCTATGTCAATCCCACTCTTCTTTGAAGCAATTGAAAGCCCCTCTATAGAAAGATCCTCTGATAGTCATTCTAACCTTTTCTCTGATGGAGGCGTTATGTACAGTTATCCAATCAATCTTTTTGACAAAGAAGATCCACCCGCTGTAACTTTAGGAGGGATGTTTAAAAGTGAGCTTCCTCCACAACCTATCAATAATCTTGTAGATTTTATCAGTAATGTTTTAGCCTGCAGCTCAAAAGTTCAAGAACAACTTTATCTTTCAAGTCCAGAAGATCTATCGCGAAGTATTCAGATAAATACTAAAGAAGTTTCTGCTGTTAATTTTAATATATTAACTGAGGATTTAACTTATAAATTCCTTTATTATCAGGGGTATAGTGCCGCACAGGAGTTCTTTGAGGGAACTATAGACCCAGATTTACCCCTATAA
- a CDS encoding cupin domain-containing protein, whose amino-acid sequence MFVLDKEMTSTTLENGVIRKIKGYIDELMVVELKWQKGMVGDVHTHPHCQCGYIIKGSFEAYMDGKKQVLKTGDCFYATKDVPHGLVCLENDSLMIDIFTPMREDFIQ is encoded by the coding sequence ATGTTTGTTTTAGATAAAGAAATGACATCAACAACTTTAGAAAATGGCGTTATACGTAAAATAAAGGGTTATATAGATGAACTTATGGTAGTTGAGCTTAAATGGCAAAAGGGGATGGTTGGAGATGTGCATACACATCCTCACTGTCAATGCGGCTATATTATTAAGGGGAGCTTTGAAGCCTATATGGACGGCAAAAAACAAGTATTAAAAACTGGGGACTGTTTTTATGCCACCAAGGATGTACCTCATGGGCTTGTATGTTTAGAAAATGATTCATTAATGATAGATATTTTTACGCCTATGCGAGAAGATTTTATACAATAA